The following coding sequences are from one Halomicrobium zhouii window:
- a CDS encoding thioredoxin domain-containing protein, whose protein sequence is MTDDAAEPTARNRLDEEESPYLRQHADNPVNWQPWDDAALEKAREEEKPIFLSIGYSACHWCHVMADESFADEDVAELLNEHFVPIKVDREERPDLDSVYMSICQQVTGHGGWPLSAWLTPEGKPFYVGTYFPNEEKRGMPAFPDLLERIAHSWDEQREDMVERAEQWTAAIENDLASTPDQPGDAPDESALELAADTAVRGADREYGGWGGGGSGPKFPQPGRLHALMRASERNGIGKESYREVATETLDAMASGGLFDHVGGGFHRYCTDREWVVPHFEKMLYDNAEIPRAFLAGYQLTGQERYAEVPRRTFDFVERELTHDDGGFFSTLDAQSENEAGEDEEGAFFVWTPEEVREAVADEMAADLFCDRFGVTERGNFEGSTVLTLAASVEDLAEEYGLDESEVESTLETAREQVFDAREERPRPARDEKVLAGWNGLMISAFAEGSIVLNDEYDESAANALAFVRERLWDEESQSLSRRYKDNDVSIQGYLEDYAFLGRGALDLFQATGDVEHLAFALDLARAIEREFWDEDAGTLYFTPSSGESLVARPQELTDRSTPSSAGVAVQLLLSADHFVADDRFETVAERVLETHSNRIEASPMEHASLVLAADQYSRGALELTLAADEAPESWRETLAETYLPDRLLAWRPATADGLDGWLETLGLDEAPPIWADRSQRDGEPTVYACRNFACSPPQHDLAAALSWSPDEA, encoded by the coding sequence ATGACCGACGACGCCGCAGAACCGACGGCGCGGAACAGACTCGACGAGGAGGAGAGCCCGTACCTGCGCCAGCACGCGGACAACCCCGTCAACTGGCAGCCGTGGGACGATGCGGCCCTGGAGAAAGCCCGCGAGGAGGAGAAACCCATCTTCCTCTCCATCGGCTACTCGGCGTGTCACTGGTGTCACGTCATGGCCGACGAGAGCTTCGCCGACGAGGACGTCGCCGAACTGCTGAACGAGCACTTCGTCCCGATCAAGGTCGACCGGGAGGAGCGCCCGGACCTCGATTCGGTGTACATGAGCATCTGCCAGCAGGTGACCGGCCACGGCGGGTGGCCGCTGTCGGCCTGGTTGACGCCCGAGGGCAAGCCGTTCTACGTCGGGACCTACTTCCCGAACGAGGAGAAGCGCGGGATGCCGGCGTTCCCCGACCTGCTCGAACGCATCGCGCACTCCTGGGACGAACAGCGCGAGGACATGGTGGAGCGTGCCGAGCAGTGGACCGCCGCCATCGAGAACGACCTGGCGTCGACGCCCGACCAGCCCGGCGACGCACCCGACGAAAGCGCGCTCGAACTCGCCGCCGATACCGCCGTCCGGGGCGCCGATCGCGAGTACGGTGGCTGGGGCGGGGGCGGCAGCGGTCCCAAGTTCCCACAGCCAGGGCGACTCCACGCGCTCATGCGCGCGTCCGAACGTAACGGAATCGGAAAGGAGTCCTATCGCGAGGTCGCGACGGAGACGCTCGACGCGATGGCCAGCGGGGGCCTGTTCGACCACGTCGGCGGCGGGTTCCACCGCTACTGCACCGACCGCGAGTGGGTAGTCCCCCACTTCGAGAAGATGCTGTACGACAACGCCGAGATCCCGCGAGCGTTCCTCGCCGGCTATCAATTGACGGGCCAGGAGCGATACGCCGAGGTCCCCCGCCGAACGTTCGACTTCGTCGAGCGCGAACTGACCCACGACGATGGCGGCTTCTTCAGTACGCTGGACGCCCAGAGTGAAAACGAAGCTGGTGAGGACGAGGAGGGCGCGTTCTTCGTCTGGACTCCCGAGGAGGTACGCGAGGCGGTGGCGGACGAGATGGCCGCCGACCTGTTCTGCGACCGCTTCGGCGTCACCGAACGCGGCAACTTCGAGGGGTCGACGGTGCTGACGCTCGCGGCGTCCGTCGAGGACCTGGCCGAGGAGTACGGGCTGGACGAGAGTGAGGTCGAATCGACGCTGGAGACCGCCCGGGAACAGGTTTTCGACGCGCGCGAGGAGCGACCCCGACCAGCCCGGGACGAGAAGGTGCTCGCGGGCTGGAACGGGCTGATGATCTCCGCGTTCGCTGAGGGGTCGATCGTCCTGAACGACGAGTACGACGAATCAGCGGCAAATGCGCTCGCTTTCGTCCGCGAACGGCTCTGGGACGAGGAGAGTCAGTCGCTCAGCCGCCGGTACAAGGACAACGACGTCAGCATCCAGGGGTACCTGGAGGACTACGCCTTCCTCGGCCGCGGCGCGCTCGACCTGTTCCAGGCGACGGGCGACGTCGAGCACCTCGCATTCGCCCTCGACCTGGCCCGCGCTATCGAGCGGGAGTTCTGGGACGAGGACGCGGGGACGCTCTACTTCACGCCCTCCAGCGGCGAGTCGCTCGTGGCGCGCCCCCAGGAGCTCACCGACCGGTCCACGCCGTCGAGCGCGGGCGTGGCGGTCCAGTTACTGCTCTCGGCGGACCACTTCGTCGCCGACGACCGCTTCGAGACGGTCGCCGAGCGCGTCTTGGAGACCCACTCGAACCGCATCGAGGCCAGTCCGATGGAGCACGCGTCGCTCGTCCTCGCGGCTGACCAGTACTCTCGCGGCGCGCTGGAGTTGACCCTGGCGGCCGACGAAGCGCCAGAATCGTGGCGGGAGACGCTCGCCGAGACGTACCTCCCCGACCGGTTGCTGGCCTGGCGGCCCGCGACGGCCGACGGGCTCGACGGGTGGCTCGAGACGCTGGGGCTGGACGAGGCGCCGCCTATCTGGGCAGACCGGAGTCAGCGGGACGGCGAGCCGACCGTGTACGCCTGCCGGAACTTCGCCTGCTCGCCGCCGCAACACGACCTGGCGGCGGCGCTGTCGTGGTCGCCGGACGAGGCGTAG
- a CDS encoding NAD-dependent succinate-semialdehyde dehydrogenase, whose protein sequence is MEAVNPATGERIDTYEEADLPDVERALDDGWGAFQDWRDRPLAEREELIESAGEVLRENKREYAELMTEEMGKPVTQAVAEVEKCAWACDHYAQNAHAYLEDEHYPSPAGTEVKTVYEPLGIVLAVMPWNFPFWQVFRFIAPYITAGNVGVLKHASNVPGCAEAIEEILRDAGYPEGVFQSLLVPSDLVDDVVADDRVRAATLTGSGPAGRAVASAAGDKLKKTVLELGGSDPFVVLDDADLEAAAETGAWARNQNGGQSCIAAKRFIVHSDVYDEYTDRLVDEFESLTIGDPFDEDTDVGPQARQDLLDDLDDQVQASVDAGANVVTGGEPMDRDGAYYPPTVLTDVPAGCPADTEELFGPVATLYEVEDADAAVRKANETEFGLGASVWTEDRDRGERIARRIDAGCVYVNQLTKSDPRVPFGGVKESGYGRELSEIGMKEFVNRKTVWIE, encoded by the coding sequence ATGGAGGCTGTCAACCCGGCCACCGGCGAACGCATCGACACGTACGAGGAGGCGGACCTGCCGGACGTCGAGCGGGCGCTCGACGACGGCTGGGGGGCCTTCCAAGACTGGCGCGACCGACCCCTCGCCGAACGGGAGGAACTGATCGAGTCTGCCGGGGAGGTGCTCCGGGAGAACAAGCGCGAGTACGCCGAACTCATGACCGAGGAGATGGGCAAACCAGTCACCCAGGCCGTCGCCGAGGTCGAGAAGTGCGCCTGGGCGTGTGACCACTACGCCCAGAACGCCCACGCCTACCTCGAAGACGAACACTACCCGAGTCCGGCGGGCACCGAGGTGAAGACAGTCTACGAACCGCTGGGCATCGTCCTCGCCGTCATGCCGTGGAACTTCCCGTTCTGGCAGGTTTTTCGCTTCATCGCGCCCTACATCACCGCGGGCAACGTCGGGGTCCTGAAACACGCCTCGAACGTCCCGGGCTGTGCGGAGGCCATCGAGGAGATCCTCCGCGACGCCGGCTACCCCGAGGGCGTCTTCCAGTCGCTGCTGGTGCCCTCCGACCTCGTCGACGACGTCGTCGCCGACGACCGGGTCCGGGCCGCGACGCTCACGGGGAGTGGCCCCGCGGGACGCGCCGTCGCCTCGGCCGCCGGTGACAAGCTGAAGAAGACCGTCCTCGAACTCGGCGGCAGTGACCCCTTCGTCGTCCTCGACGACGCCGACCTGGAAGCCGCCGCGGAGACGGGCGCCTGGGCCCGGAACCAGAACGGCGGCCAGTCCTGCATCGCTGCCAAGCGATTTATCGTCCACTCCGACGTTTACGACGAGTACACCGACCGGCTGGTCGACGAGTTCGAGTCGCTGACCATCGGCGACCCGTTCGACGAGGACACCGACGTCGGTCCGCAGGCCCGCCAGGACCTCCTGGACGACCTCGACGACCAGGTCCAGGCGAGCGTGGATGCCGGCGCGAACGTCGTCACTGGCGGTGAGCCGATGGACCGCGACGGCGCGTACTACCCACCGACGGTCCTCACCGACGTGCCGGCCGGCTGTCCGGCGGACACCGAGGAGCTGTTCGGCCCGGTCGCGACGCTGTACGAAGTAGAGGACGCCGACGCCGCGGTGAGGAAGGCGAACGAGACGGAGTTCGGACTGGGCGCGAGCGTCTGGACGGAGGACCGCGACCGCGGCGAACGGATCGCGAGGCGAATCGACGCCGGCTGCGTCTACGTCAACCAGCTCACCAAGTCCGACCCACGCGTCCCCTTCGGCGGCGTCAAAGAGTCCGGCTACGGCCGCGAACTCTCCGAAATCGGAATGAAGGAGTTCGTCAACCGGAAGACCGTCTGGATCGAGTGA
- a CDS encoding M24 family metallopeptidase, with protein MSQKIFSEREYDRRVGRVKERLREEGLDAVVVADPANMNYLTGYDGWSFYVHQAVVVTTERDEPVWIGREMDANGARATTSLSESSIRSYSDDHVHSPHDLHPMDYVAGVLAEFDVDDGRVGLEMDASYFTAKSYTRLTSNLPEADFVDATLLVNWVRVKKSERELEYMRQAARISENAMRAGLDAVEAGVPEYEVAAEIYDALIRGTDEYGGDYPAIVPLMPAGEHTDTPHLTWTDRAFEDGDPVIIELSGCRHRYHSPLARTTFVGDPPEEMRRTAEIVVEGIDAALDAAEPGVTCEAVEQAWRETIAAHDIVKEDRIGYSMGLGYPPDWGEHTASLRPGDETVLEEDMTFHLIPGIWTGDVGVEISETFHVTGDGAETLADFPRRLFSA; from the coding sequence ATGTCACAGAAAATCTTCAGCGAGCGGGAGTACGATCGGCGCGTTGGCCGCGTGAAGGAGCGACTTCGTGAGGAGGGACTGGACGCCGTCGTCGTCGCGGACCCCGCCAACATGAACTACCTGACGGGGTACGACGGGTGGTCGTTCTACGTCCACCAGGCCGTCGTCGTCACCACCGAACGCGACGAACCGGTGTGGATCGGTCGGGAGATGGACGCCAACGGCGCGCGGGCGACGACGTCCCTGTCCGAGTCGAGCATCCGGTCCTACAGCGACGACCACGTCCACTCGCCCCACGACCTCCACCCGATGGACTACGTCGCCGGCGTCCTGGCGGAGTTCGACGTCGACGACGGCCGGGTCGGCCTCGAGATGGACGCCAGCTACTTCACCGCGAAGTCGTACACGCGGCTCACGTCGAACCTCCCGGAGGCCGACTTCGTCGACGCGACGCTGCTGGTCAACTGGGTCCGCGTGAAGAAGTCCGAACGGGAACTCGAGTACATGCGCCAGGCCGCCCGGATCTCAGAGAACGCCATGCGAGCGGGCCTCGACGCCGTCGAGGCGGGCGTCCCCGAGTACGAGGTGGCCGCCGAGATCTACGACGCGCTGATCCGGGGAACGGACGAGTACGGCGGCGACTACCCGGCGATCGTCCCGCTGATGCCCGCCGGCGAGCACACCGACACGCCCCACCTGACCTGGACCGACCGCGCGTTCGAGGACGGGGACCCGGTGATCATCGAACTCTCCGGCTGTCGCCACCGGTACCACTCGCCGCTCGCCCGGACGACGTTCGTCGGCGATCCGCCCGAGGAGATGCGACGGACCGCGGAAATCGTCGTCGAAGGGATCGACGCCGCGCTCGACGCCGCCGAACCGGGCGTCACCTGCGAGGCCGTCGAACAGGCCTGGCGCGAGACCATCGCCGCCCACGACATCGTGAAAGAGGACCGCATCGGCTACTCGATGGGGCTGGGCTACCCGCCGGACTGGGGCGAACACACCGCGAGCCTCCGCCCCGGCGACGAGACGGTGCTCGAAGAGGACATGACGTTCCACCTGATCCCGGGCATCTGGACGGGCGACGTCGGCGTCGAGATAAGCGAGACGTTCCACGTCACCGGCGACGGCGCCGAGACGCTGGCCGACTTCCCCCGGCGGCTCTTCTCGGCCTGA
- a CDS encoding D-2-hydroxyacid dehydrogenase translates to MTPPDVVVLREGTEGLSMESYAETLRERLPDLTTAHARTPREERELVAQARVVTGITIDADLLDAAERLELFACTFAGTDHLPRDALADHGVTVTNAGGIHAPGIAEQSIGNMLVFARNLHEGWRRKQNNEWRHFQSHEFTGSTVTVVGLGSIGQEIATRLDGFDVDTIGIRYTPEKGGPTDEVLGFDEDDIHAAFARSDYVVLACPLNDLTRGLVGESEFATLPPNAVLVNAARGAIVDTDALVTALQSNSIRGAALDVTDPEPLPNDHPLWDLENCLITPHTGGHTPKHWDRLADIVAENVAALDGEGDLENVVLDPATD, encoded by the coding sequence ATGACTCCACCGGACGTCGTCGTCCTCCGCGAGGGGACGGAAGGCCTGTCGATGGAATCGTACGCCGAGACCCTCCGGGAGCGGCTTCCGGACCTCACGACCGCACACGCCCGGACGCCTCGCGAGGAACGCGAACTCGTGGCCCAGGCGAGAGTCGTGACCGGGATAACGATCGATGCAGACCTCCTCGACGCCGCCGAGCGCCTCGAACTGTTCGCCTGCACGTTCGCCGGGACGGACCACCTGCCCAGGGACGCCCTCGCCGACCACGGCGTCACGGTCACGAACGCGGGGGGTATCCACGCGCCCGGTATCGCCGAACAGTCCATCGGGAATATGCTCGTGTTCGCCCGTAACCTCCACGAGGGGTGGCGACGCAAGCAAAACAATGAGTGGCGTCACTTCCAGTCCCACGAGTTCACCGGATCGACCGTCACCGTCGTCGGACTGGGATCCATCGGCCAGGAGATAGCCACCCGGCTCGACGGCTTCGACGTGGACACTATCGGTATCCGGTACACCCCCGAGAAGGGCGGCCCGACCGACGAGGTGCTGGGCTTCGACGAGGACGATATCCACGCGGCGTTCGCCCGCAGCGACTACGTCGTGCTCGCGTGCCCGCTGAACGACCTCACCAGGGGGCTCGTCGGCGAATCGGAGTTCGCGACGTTGCCCCCGAACGCCGTCCTCGTCAACGCCGCCCGCGGCGCCATTGTCGACACCGACGCGCTCGTGACGGCCCTGCAGTCGAACTCGATCAGGGGCGCCGCCCTCGACGTCACCGACCCGGAGCCGCTGCCGAACGACCATCCTCTGTGGGACCTGGAGAACTGCCTCATCACGCCCCACACGGGCGGGCACACGCCGAAACACTGGGACCGACTGGCGGACATCGTCGCCGAAAACGTCGCGGCGCTCGACGGGGAAGGGGACCTCGAAAACGTGGTCCTCGACCCGGCGACGGACTGA
- a CDS encoding amidohydrolase: MSEPIRDRLVSLRRSFHRYPEPGWREFHTTARLVEEIRAIGVDELAVGPDAYDPADRMAVLDDEVIEPWFDRARERGTDADLLDQMAGGNTGAVAVVDRGDGPSIGLRVDIDGLFVEESTDESHVPADEGFRSEGDGTMHACGHDAHMTWGLAVLDAIASSDFAGRLVVFFQPAEELGGGAHAMAESEYVAGLDYLLAAHVGLDHPTGEVVAGIEKPLAMAHVDVTIEGTSAHAGKAPNEGDNAMHAMGTAIENAYGIPRHGDGMTRVNVGRAEAGTASNVVAERALMEAEVRGETTELMEYVKTRLERVSRSAARMHGCEAEFDVISECPRADSDPELVDVVAAVAGGVPGVDRVVPTAEFGASEDATFLMECVQEDGGLASYLIVGTDHPTSHHTPTFDVDERSLEHGVDVLVESIRELERRHPLPRGGEDQ; the protein is encoded by the coding sequence ATGAGCGAACCGATCCGGGACCGCCTCGTCTCGCTGCGTCGGAGCTTCCACCGGTATCCGGAGCCGGGGTGGCGAGAGTTCCACACGACCGCCAGGCTGGTCGAGGAGATCCGGGCAATCGGCGTCGACGAACTGGCGGTCGGCCCCGACGCGTACGACCCGGCCGACCGAATGGCCGTTCTCGACGACGAGGTCATCGAACCGTGGTTCGACCGCGCGCGTGAACGCGGCACGGACGCAGACCTCCTCGACCAGATGGCCGGCGGCAACACTGGCGCGGTGGCCGTCGTCGACCGCGGTGACGGGCCGTCTATCGGCCTCCGGGTGGACATCGACGGGCTGTTCGTCGAGGAGTCGACCGACGAGAGCCACGTCCCTGCCGACGAGGGGTTCCGGTCGGAGGGGGACGGCACGATGCACGCCTGCGGGCACGACGCGCACATGACGTGGGGGCTCGCCGTCCTCGACGCAATCGCGTCTAGCGACTTCGCCGGACGACTGGTGGTGTTCTTCCAGCCCGCCGAGGAACTCGGCGGCGGCGCCCACGCGATGGCCGAGAGCGAGTACGTCGCCGGCCTGGACTACCTGCTGGCGGCCCACGTGGGGCTGGACCACCCGACAGGGGAAGTCGTCGCCGGCATCGAGAAACCGCTGGCGATGGCCCACGTCGACGTAACCATCGAGGGTACCTCCGCACACGCCGGGAAAGCGCCCAACGAGGGCGACAACGCGATGCACGCGATGGGGACGGCCATCGAGAACGCCTACGGCATCCCCCGACACGGCGACGGGATGACGCGCGTCAACGTCGGCCGCGCCGAGGCGGGGACGGCGAGCAACGTCGTCGCCGAACGGGCCCTCATGGAGGCCGAGGTCCGCGGGGAGACGACCGAACTGATGGAGTACGTGAAGACGAGACTCGAACGGGTGAGCCGGAGCGCCGCCAGGATGCACGGCTGTGAGGCGGAGTTCGACGTGATCAGCGAGTGCCCCCGGGCCGACAGCGACCCGGAGCTCGTGGACGTCGTCGCGGCCGTCGCTGGAGGCGTGCCGGGCGTCGACCGCGTCGTCCCGACCGCGGAGTTCGGTGCGAGCGAGGACGCGACCTTCCTCATGGAGTGCGTCCAGGAGGACGGCGGACTCGCCTCGTACCTGATCGTCGGGACCGACCACCCGACGAGCCACCACACGCCGACGTTCGACGTCGACGAACGAAGCCTCGAACACGGTGTCGACGTGCTCGTCGAGTCGATTCGGGAACTCGAGCGCCGTCACCCGCTGCCACGGGGAGGCGAGGACCAGTGA